From one Clostridia bacterium genomic stretch:
- the lipA gene encoding lipoyl synthase, which yields MQNGKPDWLKVKYCSGAQTDTVRGLLNRLSLHTVCQEANCPNLMECFSKKTATFMILGSKCTRNCRFCNITKGKPEIVDEEEPINVANAVKELGLKYVVITSVTRDDLDDGGAGHFVQVIKSIKEMNKDTIVEVLIPDFKGDESALKKVVDAKPEVINHNVETIPRLYSTVRPMAIYKRSLKLIENVKIMDKNILTKSGIMLGLGEREDEVVELMNDLLEVDCDMLTIGQYLAPSKKHHPVIEYIHPDQFERYKKIGMDLGFRFVASAPLVRSSYNAQEVTRMIAK from the coding sequence ATGCAAAATGGAAAGCCAGATTGGCTAAAAGTGAAATATTGTAGTGGTGCGCAAACGGACACTGTGAGAGGACTATTAAATAGGCTTTCTCTACATACAGTGTGTCAAGAAGCTAATTGTCCCAATTTAATGGAATGCTTTAGTAAAAAAACTGCTACTTTTATGATTTTAGGTAGTAAATGTACTAGAAATTGTAGATTTTGTAATATAACAAAGGGGAAACCCGAGATTGTTGATGAAGAAGAACCCATTAATGTTGCTAACGCTGTTAAAGAGCTAGGGCTAAAATATGTAGTAATAACATCTGTCACTAGGGATGATTTAGATGACGGTGGTGCAGGTCATTTTGTTCAGGTAATAAAAAGCATAAAAGAAATGAATAAAGATACAATCGTTGAGGTTCTTATACCAGACTTCAAAGGAGATGAATCAGCACTAAAAAAGGTAGTAGATGCTAAACCGGAGGTAATAAATCATAATGTAGAAACTATACCTAGGCTTTATTCAACAGTTAGACCAATGGCTATATATAAAAGATCATTAAAATTAATTGAAAATGTAAAAATAATGGATAAGAACATTTTAACCAAATCCGGAATCATGTTAGGACTTGGAGAAAGGGAAGATGAAGTAGTGGAACTTATGAATGATTTGCTAGAAGTAGATTGTGATATGTTAACCATCGGTCAATATCTGGCACCTTCCAAGAAACATCATCCTGTTATTGAATATATTCATCCAGACCAATTTGAAAGATATAAGAAAATTGGAATGGATCTGGGATTTAGATTTGTTGCATCGGCACCCTTGGTGAGAAGTTCTTACAATGCACAAGAGGTAACCAGAATGATAGCAAAATGA
- a CDS encoding transposase — protein sequence SSTGIYHIMIRGINRATIFNDKVDKNKFIEIIAKTKEETKFELYAYCLMDNHAHFLIKEKDISISNIMKKICGKYAIWFNNRHQRVGHLFQDRFKSECVETEAYLISVAKYILNNPVKANIAKEAEGYIWSSYHEYINNKTLTDTGFLLSLFSDDQIKAKKYFIEELKKEDIEAINLTIDRVRRTDQEAKEIIDKEMKLLGIQTIEKINSEERILLVKRLKAKGLTNRQIIGITGLSRNKVVGI from the coding sequence TAAGCTCAACGGGGATATACCATATAATGATAAGAGGCATCAACAGAGCAACGATATTTAATGATAAAGTCGATAAGAATAAATTCATAGAAATCATAGCAAAAACAAAGGAAGAAACAAAATTTGAATTATACGCCTACTGTTTGATGGACAACCATGCACATTTTTTAATAAAAGAAAAAGATATCTCTATCAGCAACATAATGAAGAAGATATGTGGTAAATATGCGATTTGGTTTAACAATAGACATCAAAGAGTAGGACATTTGTTTCAAGACAGATTCAAAAGTGAATGCGTAGAAACAGAAGCTTATTTAATTTCGGTAGCAAAATATATATTAAATAATCCAGTTAAGGCTAATATAGCAAAGGAAGCAGAAGGTTATATTTGGAGTAGTTATCACGAATATATAAATAATAAAACATTAACTGATACAGGTTTTTTGTTAAGCCTTTTTAGTGATGATCAGATAAAAGCGAAAAAATACTTTATCGAAGAATTGAAAAAGGAAGATATAGAAGCTATCAATTTAACTATAGATAGGGTTAGAAGAACAGATCAGGAGGCAAAAGAAATAATAGATAAAGAAATGAAATTATTAGGAATACAAACCATTGAAAAAATAAATTCTGAAGAAAGGATTTTATTAGTAAAAAGGTTGAAAGCAAAAGGGCTAACTAATAGACAAATAATAGGAATAACGGGATTGAGTAGAAACAAAGTAGTTGGAATATAA